Proteins encoded together in one Halalkaliarchaeum sp. AArc-CO window:
- a CDS encoding cation-transporting P-type ATPase: MSGPSRDEQSRRKSTSNWHSRSIDSIYETLETSDQGLSKAEARTRLEQEGPNEIVAEEGISPFRILIEQYTSALIWVLIVAAFVMAGVGHTIDAGVIATIVIFITLFGFVQDYRAEQSIQALAEMATRAAIVRRDGEKREIDARTVVPGDVIFVESGDVVPADARIVEESNLRVDESALTGESVGVSKEVGTVEEEISLAERKNMLYKDTVVERGSGTAIVVETGPESEIGQIATALEEAEERATPFQAEMDRLGKIIALGVIGAVAVIALVEISVGETEPLQVFLTAVGIAVSAVPEGLPAVVTLSLALGARRMADQNALVRRLPIVEALGSVDVICTDKTGTLTEEEMTVQRIVADRQVFEVTGTGYDTDGEFRKEGEPVETGRVAEVLRCGMLCNNVDIGTRERGAEGRREPETEASNSRDGRTYLGDPTEIALFVAAQKAGFDHEDLAARYPRIGEIEFTSDRKRMTTVHRTPNGETAAYMKGAPETVLERCDRELVDGEVTELTADRRAAIETRTEAFAEDALRVMGFAFRTDLPESQIESPDEDLEQEMVFLGLQGMLDPPRPEVPEAIAGCLDAGIDVVMVTGDNAVTARAVGEEIGLRPTRVVTGPELDDMSDEELAEVVAEVDIFARTSPEHKTRILQTLQAKGHTVAMTGDGVNDAPAVKNADVGIAMGRRGTDVTEQASDIVLLDDNFATIRDAVKGGRRIFDNVRKFVNYLLSGNGGEVTMVFTGSMLGLGLVITPIQILWINVVTDGIPALSIGIDPAAKDIMDRDPRPRDEGVITDRIVTSIVGIAIFMTICLLPLFTLNFYGELIPGYDVTDALFGWSPTYDPGRELAQTMVFTGLVVFEIVRIQAIRYRYGLGILSNRWLVAAVGVAIALQLLVLYTSVGQFLFGVAPLGLVHWAQIAIVTVLFALIMAIFVKIQDRLFEQY, from the coding sequence GTGTCAGGGCCTTCGAGAGACGAACAATCCCGCCGAAAGTCGACCAGTAACTGGCACTCGCGATCAATCGATTCAATCTACGAGACGCTCGAGACATCGGATCAGGGGTTGTCGAAAGCTGAGGCTCGGACTCGTCTCGAGCAAGAGGGTCCAAACGAGATCGTGGCCGAGGAGGGGATCTCCCCATTTCGTATCCTCATCGAGCAGTACACCTCGGCATTGATATGGGTCTTGATCGTCGCCGCGTTCGTGATGGCCGGTGTCGGACACACGATCGACGCTGGCGTCATTGCTACGATCGTGATCTTCATCACGTTGTTCGGATTCGTTCAGGACTATCGCGCCGAACAGAGCATTCAAGCGCTCGCAGAAATGGCGACAAGAGCCGCGATCGTCCGACGTGACGGAGAGAAACGGGAAATAGACGCCAGGACAGTCGTGCCGGGAGACGTTATCTTCGTCGAGTCGGGTGACGTCGTTCCTGCCGATGCCCGGATCGTCGAGGAGTCCAACCTCCGGGTCGACGAGAGCGCACTGACTGGCGAGAGCGTCGGCGTCTCGAAGGAGGTCGGTACCGTCGAGGAAGAGATCTCGCTGGCCGAACGCAAGAACATGCTGTACAAGGACACGGTCGTCGAACGGGGCTCGGGGACGGCGATCGTTGTCGAAACCGGTCCGGAGTCCGAAATTGGGCAGATCGCGACCGCGCTCGAGGAGGCCGAGGAACGAGCAACACCGTTCCAGGCCGAGATGGATCGCCTCGGGAAAATCATCGCGCTCGGCGTCATCGGCGCAGTCGCCGTGATCGCGCTCGTCGAGATCTCTGTCGGCGAAACGGAACCACTGCAGGTGTTCCTGACGGCGGTTGGGATCGCCGTTTCAGCTGTTCCCGAGGGTCTCCCAGCAGTCGTGACACTCTCGCTCGCACTCGGGGCGCGCCGGATGGCAGATCAGAACGCGCTCGTCCGACGACTGCCGATCGTCGAGGCGCTGGGATCGGTTGACGTCATCTGTACTGACAAGACGGGGACACTCACCGAAGAGGAGATGACAGTACAGCGGATCGTCGCCGATCGACAGGTGTTCGAGGTGACTGGAACCGGCTACGACACCGACGGTGAGTTTCGAAAGGAGGGTGAACCGGTAGAAACCGGTCGCGTTGCTGAAGTGTTGCGCTGTGGCATGTTGTGTAACAATGTCGATATCGGCACCCGCGAACGAGGTGCTGAAGGCAGACGTGAGCCCGAAACCGAGGCGTCCAACAGTCGGGATGGCAGAACGTATCTCGGGGATCCCACCGAGATAGCGCTGTTCGTGGCCGCCCAGAAAGCCGGGTTCGACCACGAAGATCTCGCCGCTAGGTACCCCAGAATCGGCGAGATCGAGTTCACCTCCGACCGCAAGCGCATGACGACTGTCCACCGAACGCCAAACGGCGAGACCGCCGCCTACATGAAGGGAGCTCCGGAAACCGTTCTCGAGCGCTGCGACCGCGAACTCGTCGATGGTGAAGTGACCGAGTTGACGGCTGACCGTCGAGCAGCGATCGAGACCCGGACCGAAGCGTTCGCAGAAGACGCATTGCGCGTCATGGGCTTTGCCTTCCGAACCGACCTCCCGGAGTCACAGATCGAGTCACCGGACGAAGACCTCGAGCAGGAGATGGTATTTCTGGGATTACAGGGAATGCTCGATCCACCCCGACCCGAGGTCCCGGAGGCGATCGCGGGATGTCTCGACGCCGGGATCGACGTGGTGATGGTCACCGGTGACAACGCAGTCACCGCTCGAGCCGTCGGAGAGGAAATCGGATTGCGCCCGACACGTGTCGTTACCGGCCCCGAACTCGATGATATGAGCGACGAGGAACTCGCCGAGGTCGTAGCAGAAGTGGATATTTTCGCGCGAACCTCGCCCGAGCACAAGACTCGAATCCTCCAGACGCTCCAGGCGAAGGGACACACCGTCGCGATGACCGGGGACGGTGTCAACGACGCGCCAGCGGTAAAAAACGCCGACGTCGGCATCGCGATGGGCCGTCGCGGCACGGACGTTACCGAGCAGGCTTCCGACATCGTCCTTCTCGACGACAATTTCGCGACGATCCGGGATGCGGTAAAAGGGGGACGACGCATCTTCGACAACGTCCGCAAATTCGTAAACTACCTCCTTTCCGGTAACGGCGGCGAGGTGACGATGGTATTCACCGGATCGATGCTGGGACTCGGACTCGTTATAACACCGATCCAGATCCTCTGGATCAACGTCGTTACGGACGGTATTCCTGCACTCTCGATCGGGATTGATCCGGCGGCAAAAGACATCATGGATCGCGATCCGCGACCGCGGGACGAAGGCGTCATCACAGACAGAATCGTCACCTCCATCGTCGGAATAGCGATATTCATGACGATCTGTCTGCTTCCGCTCTTCACGCTCAACTTCTACGGCGAGTTGATCCCTGGATACGACGTAACTGACGCCCTCTTCGGATGGAGCCCGACGTACGATCCCGGACGAGAACTCGCCCAGACAATGGTGTTCACCGGGCTGGTTGTCTTCGAAATCGTACGCATACAGGCAATCAGATACCGGTACGGGCTCGGAATCCTTTCGAATCG
- the rad50 gene encoding DNA double-strand break repair ATPase Rad50, protein MRFERLELANFKPYADAELRLRDGVTVIHGLNGSGKSSLLEACFFALYGAKALEGTLEEVVTNGEEETEIELAFSHDGTDYRIYRRIRASGDRVSTVDCTLEGPDVTVDGARDVRRFVTELLRMDAEAFLNCAYVRQGEVNKLINASPSQRQDMIDDLLQLGKLETYRERAGDARLGVEDLLTSKRTLLEDKADRIEQKEDADLHGKLNDLESRLGEVDDEIDRVEAQIEKAEETKADAERVLEEHDEKRAEIDALEEEIDEIAETIREAESERETLRERITETRERIDGLESELETARDDAGLDAATDEAIATRREELDDREADLEERLSDIRVKREGFRNQAANLAEKATTLEGRAEEAESDAAEAESDAAEADQTAREHEEKLESIDDRIDAVKEQFEETDVEPGSADSLREEIQSELSAARERVAELETELSNARERVAEVEALLAAGKCPECGQPVDGSPHVDSIDEDRERVTELEEELSDARGEVSRLEKRLADAEELREAEQRLGELENARELREERLANARETAEERRERAETLRENADELREQAAEATEVAETKREEAAEARERIETLERKLDTIDSEREMLSSVESTLEAIEELADRIDRHRDRRSTLEELNDERRERLREKREARDELRESFDDDRIESARENKRTAEAYLEEAKPELEDLRETRDELQNSIGGVKTELSELERLREERDQLADRVEMLESVHEEAESLEQLYGDLRAELRQRNVETLERMLNETFELVYGNDAYSHIELDGEYELTVYQKDGEPLEPAQLSGGERALFNLALRVAIYRLLSAGIDGAAPTPPLILDEPTVFLDAGHVSRLVTLVEEMREFGVRQIVIVSHDDELVGAADDLLTVEKDATTNRSSVRREDSPAIPSGIADDD, encoded by the coding sequence GTGAGGTTCGAGCGACTCGAACTCGCGAACTTCAAACCGTACGCCGACGCGGAGCTTCGCCTCCGGGACGGCGTCACCGTCATCCACGGCCTCAACGGCAGCGGGAAGTCGTCGCTCCTGGAGGCGTGTTTCTTCGCTTTGTACGGCGCGAAAGCGCTCGAGGGAACCCTCGAGGAAGTGGTTACCAACGGTGAGGAGGAAACCGAGATCGAACTGGCGTTTAGCCACGACGGCACCGACTACCGGATCTACCGCCGGATCCGCGCGAGCGGCGACCGGGTCAGCACCGTTGATTGCACCCTCGAGGGGCCGGACGTCACCGTCGACGGGGCGCGAGACGTCCGCCGATTCGTCACCGAACTGCTCAGGATGGACGCGGAGGCGTTTCTCAACTGCGCGTACGTCCGCCAGGGGGAGGTGAACAAACTGATCAACGCGAGTCCGAGCCAGCGGCAGGACATGATCGACGACCTGCTGCAGCTCGGGAAACTCGAGACCTATCGCGAACGGGCGGGCGACGCACGCCTCGGTGTCGAGGACCTGCTCACGTCCAAACGGACGCTACTCGAGGACAAAGCCGACCGAATCGAACAGAAGGAGGACGCCGACCTCCACGGCAAGCTCAACGACCTCGAATCGCGGCTCGGCGAGGTCGACGACGAGATCGACCGGGTCGAAGCACAGATCGAGAAGGCCGAAGAGACGAAAGCCGACGCCGAGCGCGTCCTGGAAGAGCACGACGAGAAACGGGCCGAGATCGATGCGCTGGAGGAGGAAATCGACGAGATTGCGGAGACGATCCGGGAGGCCGAATCCGAGCGCGAAACGCTCCGTGAACGGATCACCGAGACCCGGGAACGCATCGACGGCCTCGAAAGCGAACTGGAGACGGCACGGGACGACGCGGGGCTCGACGCCGCGACCGACGAGGCGATCGCAACACGCCGGGAGGAACTCGACGACAGGGAGGCCGACCTCGAAGAGCGCCTGAGCGACATCCGGGTGAAACGGGAGGGGTTCCGGAACCAGGCCGCGAACCTCGCCGAGAAGGCAACGACGCTCGAAGGTCGGGCCGAAGAGGCAGAGTCGGACGCGGCAGAGGCAGAATCCGACGCGGCGGAGGCCGACCAGACGGCACGAGAACACGAAGAAAAACTCGAGTCGATCGACGACCGAATCGACGCAGTCAAAGAACAGTTCGAGGAGACGGACGTCGAACCCGGTAGCGCCGACAGCCTGCGCGAGGAGATCCAGTCGGAACTGTCGGCAGCTCGCGAACGCGTTGCCGAACTCGAGACCGAGCTGTCGAACGCTCGCGAACGCGTCGCTGAAGTCGAGGCACTGCTCGCGGCCGGCAAATGTCCGGAGTGTGGACAGCCGGTCGATGGCTCACCCCACGTAGATTCGATCGACGAGGACCGCGAGCGGGTTACCGAACTCGAAGAGGAACTGTCCGACGCACGCGGGGAGGTGAGCCGTCTCGAAAAGCGACTGGCGGACGCCGAGGAACTCCGCGAGGCCGAACAGCGGCTCGGCGAGCTGGAAAACGCACGGGAGCTCCGTGAAGAACGACTCGCGAATGCCCGGGAGACGGCCGAAGAGCGACGAGAGCGAGCGGAAACACTCCGGGAGAACGCCGACGAGCTGCGGGAGCAGGCCGCCGAGGCCACGGAGGTCGCCGAGACGAAACGGGAAGAGGCAGCCGAAGCCCGGGAGCGCATTGAAACGCTCGAAAGGAAACTTGACACGATCGATTCCGAACGGGAGATGCTCTCGTCGGTCGAGTCAACGCTCGAAGCGATCGAGGAACTGGCGGATCGAATCGACCGCCATCGCGACCGTCGGTCGACACTCGAGGAACTGAACGACGAACGCCGGGAGCGTCTGCGGGAAAAGCGCGAAGCGAGGGACGAACTCCGGGAGTCGTTCGACGACGACCGGATCGAGTCGGCCAGAGAGAACAAGCGCACGGCCGAGGCCTATCTCGAGGAGGCGAAACCCGAACTCGAAGATCTCAGGGAGACGCGAGACGAACTCCAGAACTCGATCGGCGGCGTGAAAACGGAACTGTCCGAACTCGAACGCCTGCGAGAAGAGCGGGATCAACTGGCCGACCGGGTCGAGATGCTGGAATCGGTCCACGAGGAAGCCGAATCCCTCGAACAGCTGTACGGCGATCTCCGTGCGGAGCTGCGCCAGCGAAACGTCGAGACGCTCGAGCGCATGCTCAACGAGACGTTCGAACTGGTGTACGGTAACGACGCGTACTCGCACATTGAACTCGACGGCGAGTACGAACTCACAGTGTACCAGAAGGACGGCGAACCGCTCGAACCCGCGCAACTTTCGGGTGGCGAGCGCGCGCTGTTCAACCTGGCGCTGCGGGTGGCCATCTACCGACTGTTGTCGGCCGGAATCGACGGGGCCGCACCGACCCCGCCGCTCATTCTCGACGAGCCGACCGTGTTCCTCGACGCCGGCCACGTCTCGCGACTGGTCACGCTGGTCGAAGAGATGCGAGAGTTCGGGGTCAGACAGATCGTGATCGTGAGCCACGACGACGAACTGGTCGGGGCCGCAGACGACCTGCTCACCGTCGAAAAAGACGCGACGACGAACCGGTCGAGCGTGCGGCGCGAGGACTCGCCGGCGATCCCGTCCGGGATCGCGGACGACGATTGA
- the mre11 gene encoding DNA double-strand break repair protein Mre11, with product MTSADGSEPAPAPTRVLHTGDTHVGYEQYHSPERRRDFLEAFEQVVDDAIEESVDAVVHAGDLFHDRRPSLPDLLGTLELLRRLDAADIPFLAVVGNHESTRRGQWLDLFESMDLATRLGAEPVEVGETAFYGLDHVPESRRDDLDYEFEPSDAAHAALVSHGLFTPFAHANWDTETVLAESTVAFDAMLLGDNHVPDTATVDGTRVTYCGSTERTSASEETPRGYNLVTFDADTRGPDGVEIRRRTIETRPFAFVEVELADGEGVERVRERVTQHDLEDAVVIVRIDGSGDPVTPASIEETALEEGALIVRVTDRREVDTAEEISVSFGDPDEAVRERIREEGFSSAAREFDDVVRSVEIPASNVRAEVKNRLSDRIESEGLEALSATEPDDTSDGEEGSGDGKTDRESSNMGRVGEDRDMDGDGEDRDMDGDGEDRDMGGDGEARGDEPKSSGPDGQRSMEEYL from the coding sequence ATGACATCGGCTGACGGATCGGAACCCGCACCGGCTCCGACGCGGGTGCTCCACACCGGCGACACCCACGTCGGCTACGAGCAGTACCACTCCCCCGAGCGACGACGGGATTTCCTCGAAGCGTTCGAGCAGGTCGTCGACGACGCGATCGAGGAGAGCGTCGACGCCGTCGTCCACGCCGGCGACCTGTTTCACGATCGTCGTCCGTCGCTGCCGGATCTACTCGGGACACTCGAGTTGCTCCGGCGGCTCGACGCTGCAGACATCCCCTTCCTGGCGGTCGTCGGGAACCACGAATCCACTCGCCGAGGGCAGTGGCTGGACCTCTTTGAAAGCATGGATCTCGCGACCAGACTCGGTGCGGAGCCGGTCGAAGTCGGCGAGACCGCCTTTTACGGGCTCGACCACGTCCCTGAATCCCGGCGGGACGACCTCGACTACGAGTTCGAACCCAGCGATGCGGCACACGCCGCCCTCGTGAGCCACGGTCTGTTTACCCCGTTTGCACACGCGAACTGGGACACGGAAACAGTACTCGCGGAGTCGACCGTCGCATTCGACGCGATGCTGCTCGGTGACAATCACGTCCCCGACACGGCGACAGTCGATGGGACGCGGGTAACTTACTGCGGGTCGACGGAGCGCACCAGCGCGAGCGAGGAGACGCCCCGCGGGTACAACCTCGTCACGTTCGACGCCGACACCCGGGGACCGGACGGCGTCGAGATTCGTCGTCGGACGATCGAGACCCGACCGTTCGCGTTCGTCGAGGTGGAACTGGCGGACGGCGAGGGCGTCGAACGGGTTCGCGAACGGGTGACACAGCACGACCTGGAGGACGCCGTCGTGATCGTCCGAATCGACGGAAGCGGAGACCCGGTGACGCCGGCGTCAATCGAGGAGACTGCACTGGAGGAAGGCGCGTTGATCGTGCGGGTAACCGACCGCCGGGAGGTCGACACGGCAGAGGAGATCTCTGTCTCGTTCGGTGACCCGGACGAGGCGGTGCGGGAACGGATCCGGGAGGAGGGGTTCTCATCGGCCGCACGAGAGTTTGACGACGTGGTTCGCTCGGTGGAAATTCCGGCTTCGAACGTTCGGGCCGAGGTGAAAAACCGGCTGTCCGACCGGATCGAATCGGAAGGCCTGGAGGCGCTTTCGGCGACTGAACCCGATGATACGAGCGACGGCGAAGAGGGCAGTGGGGACGGAAAGACCGACCGCGAGAGCAGTAATATGGGCCGCGTGGGTGAGGACCGGGACATGGACGGCGACGGTGAGGACCGGGACATGGACGGCGACGGTGAGGACCGGGACATGGGCGGCGACGGTGAGGCACGCGGGGACGAACCGAAAAGCTCCGGACCCGACGGGCAACGATCGATGGAGGAGTACCTGTGA
- the gatC gene encoding Asp-tRNA(Asn)/Glu-tRNA(Gln) amidotransferase subunit GatC has translation MSEPTVTTDDVEHVASLARVALEVGEPEEFAEQFSEVLEYFDTLDEVPEVDRDTELVNVLREDQVEDGLSQEDALANAPESEDGKFKGPRVS, from the coding sequence ATGAGCGAACCGACGGTTACGACCGACGACGTCGAACACGTCGCCTCACTCGCGCGGGTTGCGCTCGAGGTGGGTGAACCCGAGGAGTTCGCCGAGCAGTTCTCCGAGGTGCTCGAGTACTTCGACACGCTGGACGAGGTTCCGGAGGTCGACCGCGACACGGAACTCGTGAACGTCCTCCGCGAAGATCAGGTCGAAGACGGGCTCTCTCAGGAGGACGCCCTCGCGAACGCGCCCGAATCGGAAGACGGGAAATTCAAGGGACCGCGGGTGTCGTGA
- the gatA gene encoding Asp-tRNA(Asn)/Glu-tRNA(Gln) amidotransferase subunit GatA codes for MSADLNLYITEETVDGTSDGPLAGMTIAVKDNISTEGVTTTCGSEMLADYVPPYDATVVERVLDAGATMVGKTNMDEFGMGTTTETSAFGPTHNPADTDRVPGGSSGGSAAAVASGDADLALGSDTGGSVRCPAAFCGVVGIKPTYGLVSRYGLVAYANSLEQIGPIASSVEDAARLLDVIAGPDERDATTRYDEREEFDRHPADGTDYAAAADGDVDGTTIGIPTELFDGADERVVETVEDALESLESRGAETVEVSLPSVDHAVQAYYVIAMSEASSNLARFDGVRYGHSAGHDGNWNDTFAETREAFGAEVKRRILLGTYALSEGYHDKYYRKAQDARAWVKQDFDAAFEEVDVIASPTMPVLPFELGESLDDPLQMYLADANTTPVNLANLPAISVPAGTADGLPVGLQLVGPRFDEETIVRVASAVEDAV; via the coding sequence ATGAGCGCGGATCTCAACCTTTATATCACCGAAGAAACCGTCGACGGCACGTCGGACGGTCCACTCGCCGGAATGACGATCGCGGTGAAGGACAACATCTCGACGGAGGGGGTCACGACGACCTGCGGGTCGGAAATGCTCGCCGACTACGTCCCGCCGTACGACGCCACCGTGGTCGAGCGCGTTCTCGACGCCGGCGCGACGATGGTCGGCAAGACGAACATGGACGAGTTCGGGATGGGAACGACGACAGAGACCTCGGCGTTCGGCCCGACGCACAATCCCGCCGACACCGACCGCGTTCCGGGCGGCTCCTCGGGCGGATCGGCTGCGGCAGTCGCGTCGGGGGACGCCGACCTCGCGCTCGGCTCCGACACCGGCGGGTCGGTGCGGTGTCCCGCCGCGTTCTGTGGCGTCGTCGGGATCAAGCCCACCTACGGGCTCGTCTCCCGGTACGGACTCGTCGCGTACGCCAACTCACTGGAGCAGATCGGCCCGATCGCGTCCAGCGTCGAGGACGCCGCCCGACTCCTGGACGTCATCGCCGGCCCCGACGAACGCGACGCGACGACCCGATACGACGAACGCGAGGAGTTCGACCGCCATCCGGCCGACGGGACCGATTACGCGGCTGCAGCCGACGGCGACGTCGACGGGACGACGATCGGGATCCCGACGGAGCTTTTCGACGGTGCCGACGAACGCGTCGTCGAAACCGTCGAGGACGCGCTCGAATCCCTCGAGTCGCGTGGCGCCGAGACCGTCGAGGTGTCGCTCCCGTCGGTCGATCACGCGGTGCAGGCGTACTACGTGATCGCGATGTCGGAAGCGTCGTCGAACCTCGCGCGGTTCGACGGCGTCAGGTACGGTCACTCGGCGGGTCACGACGGCAACTGGAACGACACGTTCGCCGAGACGCGGGAGGCGTTCGGCGCGGAGGTCAAACGTCGGATCCTGCTCGGGACGTACGCCCTCTCGGAGGGCTATCACGACAAGTACTACCGGAAGGCCCAGGACGCCCGCGCGTGGGTGAAACAGGACTTCGACGCCGCCTTCGAGGAGGTCGACGTGATCGCCTCGCCGACGATGCCGGTGTTGCCGTTCGAGCTCGGCGAGAGCCTCGACGATCCCCTGCAGATGTATCTCGCCGATGCGAACACGACGCCTGTCAACCTCGCGAACCTGCCGGCGATCTCGGTCCCAGCAGGGACCGCCGACGGCCTCCCGGTCGGTCTCCAGCTCGTCGGTCCGCGGTTCGACGAGGAAACGATCGTCCGGGTGGCAAGCGCGGTGGAAGACGCCGTCTGA
- a CDS encoding TrkH family potassium uptake protein, translating into MRLRVNWRASLGLVGSILKWLAFPLAFPLALAVYYGEPTTPFVVTIMVTLGVGGALEQFRGEGDLGGREAFLMVALAWLSVAIVGAIPFLAAGNGVIAQPIDALFEAMSGVTTTGATVLEDFSAHSNSMLMWRQVIQWLGGLGILVLALSVLSQLSIGGAQLMETETQTQDVHKLSPHIAETARTLWSLYAGVTALCAASLYGLHLVGLAPNMTPFMALSHAFTGVATAGFSPSPGSLGAFSVAAQWTIIPFMLIGATNFILIYYFVQGDWGRPAENEEFRFYLGVVAGTVVLLALLLLTDPSVSYPLEEKFRHATFQVVSIMTTTGFATADFNTWSPAAKHVLFVLMFLGGMAGSTTCSIKLLRWLIVFKALRRDLFTAVHPDAIKPVRLSDQVVDEETIRDTYAFTLLSLLLFFGLGIFVAVDSARIGLGIDEFEALGAAAATFFNIGPAFGIAGPFDNYYPFSDATKVAMIVLMWVGRIEIIPVLVLFTRSYWKS; encoded by the coding sequence ATGCGCCTTCGGGTCAACTGGCGTGCGAGTTTGGGACTGGTCGGAAGCATCCTCAAGTGGCTCGCGTTCCCCCTCGCGTTTCCGCTCGCCCTCGCCGTGTACTACGGCGAACCGACGACGCCGTTCGTCGTGACGATCATGGTCACGCTCGGCGTCGGGGGCGCACTCGAGCAGTTCCGCGGCGAAGGCGACTTGGGCGGCCGCGAAGCGTTCCTGATGGTCGCGCTGGCGTGGCTGTCGGTGGCCATCGTCGGGGCGATCCCGTTTCTGGCGGCGGGTAACGGTGTCATCGCACAGCCGATCGACGCGTTGTTCGAGGCGATGTCGGGAGTTACGACCACCGGTGCGACCGTCCTCGAGGATTTCTCGGCACACTCGAACTCCATGCTGATGTGGCGTCAGGTGATCCAGTGGCTCGGTGGGCTCGGAATCCTGGTGCTCGCGCTGTCGGTCCTCTCGCAGTTGTCGATCGGTGGCGCCCAGCTGATGGAGACCGAAACACAAACCCAGGACGTTCACAAACTCTCGCCACACATCGCCGAAACCGCCCGGACGCTGTGGTCGCTGTACGCCGGGGTGACCGCGCTGTGTGCGGCGTCGTTGTACGGGCTCCATCTCGTGGGGCTGGCTCCGAACATGACCCCGTTCATGGCGCTTTCTCACGCGTTCACCGGCGTCGCGACCGCCGGATTCTCCCCGTCTCCGGGGAGCCTGGGAGCGTTCTCGGTGGCAGCCCAGTGGACCATTATCCCGTTTATGCTCATCGGCGCGACCAACTTCATCCTCATCTACTACTTCGTCCAAGGGGACTGGGGGCGTCCGGCCGAAAACGAGGAGTTCCGGTTTTACCTCGGCGTGGTCGCCGGCACGGTGGTGCTGCTCGCGCTGTTGCTGTTGACCGATCCGTCCGTCTCGTATCCCCTCGAAGAGAAGTTCCGACACGCCACGTTCCAGGTCGTCTCGATCATGACGACGACCGGGTTCGCGACCGCAGACTTCAACACGTGGTCGCCGGCCGCCAAACACGTCCTGTTCGTGTTGATGTTCCTGGGCGGCATGGCCGGATCGACCACCTGTTCGATCAAGCTGCTCCGGTGGCTCATCGTCTTCAAGGCGCTCCGCCGGGACCTGTTTACCGCGGTCCATCCCGACGCCATCAAACCGGTGCGGCTCAGCGATCAGGTCGTCGACGAGGAGACGATCCGGGACACGTATGCGTTCACGCTGCTGTCGCTGTTGCTCTTTTTCGGACTCGGGATCTTCGTCGCGGTCGACAGCGCCCGGATCGGCCTCGGGATCGACGAGTTCGAGGCACTCGGGGCGGCTGCGGCGACCTTCTTCAACATCGGCCCGGCGTTCGGGATCGCAGGCCCGTTCGACAACTACTACCCGTTTTCGGACGCGACCAAGGTCGCGATGATCGTGCTGATGTGGGTGGGTCGGATCGAGATCATACCGGTGCTGGTCCTGTTTACTCGGTCGTACTGGAAGTCGTAG
- a CDS encoding NUDIX hydrolase yields METTRHFVATLYVVNDGATALHRHPKLGLRLPPGGHIDRDELPHEAALRETREETGLDPSLVTPGPTYESETARTIPTPQHLLLEDINVHPDGTVGHQHVDHVFFARVQSREIDPDGDDEATADAWKWYDRAALRDADLDEDVAELGIDAIETVERTLERQT; encoded by the coding sequence ATGGAGACGACCCGCCACTTCGTGGCTACCCTGTACGTCGTCAACGACGGCGCGACGGCGCTGCACCGTCACCCGAAGCTCGGACTACGGCTCCCGCCAGGCGGCCACATCGACCGGGACGAGTTACCCCACGAGGCCGCCCTCCGCGAGACGCGCGAGGAAACCGGGCTCGATCCCTCGCTCGTAACGCCCGGGCCGACCTACGAGTCGGAAACCGCCCGGACGATCCCGACTCCACAACACCTCCTGCTGGAGGACATCAACGTTCATCCGGACGGAACCGTCGGCCACCAGCACGTCGATCACGTGTTCTTCGCGCGGGTCCAGAGCCGCGAGATCGATCCGGACGGTGACGACGAGGCGACGGCCGACGCATGGAAGTGGTACGACAGGGCAGCGCTGCGTGACGCGGATCTGGACGAGGACGTCGCCGAACTCGGTATCGACGCGATCGAGACGGTCGAGCGGACCCTCGAACGGCAAACCTAA